The following is a genomic window from Caproiciproducens sp. CPB-2.
ACGTATTTTGTCGAAAAATCCAACCTTTTTAACAAAAAAATAATTTTTTTCTGATAAAGCGGTTCCCGTGCGGGAAAAAAACCCTTTCCGGGCGCAAAACAGACGCCGAAAAATCGGGCCGGATTCGTATATTTTGCGGGCTGGATTGGCAGAATATTTTTGAAGGAGGTGCCGAAATGACAATATCAAAAGGGGAATACAAAAAGATGGCGGATAAAGCTTCGCCCGGTACGACATACGTGAAAAATACCATTCTCGCGTTTGTGGTCGGCGGCGGTATCTGCACACTCGGACAGGCGCTGGTTAACCTGTATAGGAACTACGGGCTGGAGCTCAAGGACGCGCGCGCGTGGGTTTCCATCAGCTTAATCGCGCTCAGCGCACTGCTGACCGCGCTGAAAATCTACGACAATATCGCAAAGCACGCCGGGGCCGGTACGCTGGTGCCGATTACGGGGTTCGCCAACTCGATCGTCGCCCCCGCCATGGAGTTTAAAAGCGAGGGCTATGTCATTGGAATGGGCGGAAAAATGTTCGTCATCGCGGGTCCGGTGCTGGTTTACGGAATCGCGGCCTCGATCTTATACGGCCTGATTGTATGGTTTTTCCATTTATACTAAGGATGAGGAGGAATGGCTATGCCTACCCGAATCGGCAAATATACGGTTGAACTGACCAGTAAGCCCGTGATTCTCGGTTCCGCCTCGGTTGTCGGCAAAAAAGAGGGCGAAGGGCCGCTCGGACAGTATTACGACCAGTGCCACAACGACACGACGCTGGGGGAGTCAAGCTGGGAAAAAGCGGAAAGCCGCCTGCAGAATGAGGCGGTCGTTCTTGCGGTGGAAAAGGCAAACCTGAAAAATTCGGATATCGACTGCATTCTGGCGGGGGACCTGCTGAATCAGTGCATTTCCTCCACCTTCGGCCTGCGCAGCCTGAACATCCCGTTTCTCGGGCAGTTCGGCGCCTGTTCCACCATGGCGCAGACGCTGGCGATCGCTTCTTTATTCACGGAATCCGGCGCGGCGCGGCGGGCGGTCGCGGTGACCTCGTCCCATTTCTGTTCCGCGGAGCGCCAGTTCCGGTTCCCGCTGGAATATGGCGGGCAGCGGACGCCCACGGCCCAGTGGACGGCTACGGCGGCCGGGGCGATTGTGATGGGTTCCCCGCAGCAGAAACAGGAGGGCCAGGTTGTCGTGGACTCCGTCACCTTTGGACGGATCACCGACTTCGGCATCAAGGACGCGGCAAACATGGGGGCCGCCATGGCCCCGGCCGCGGCGCAGACGCTGATCGATTATTTATCGGACACCGGCGCTTCGCCGAAGGATTTTGACCTGATCCTGACGGGGGACCTCGGAAGCATCGGCAGCGACCTGATGGAAAAGCTGCTGATGAAGGACGGAATCGATATCAGCGCCGTACACAATGACTGCGGGCTGATGATCTACGACATTGAAAAGCAGGACGTCCACGCGGGCGGTTCCGGCTGCGGATGCTCCGGCGCGGTGCTGTGCTCCTATATCATGCAGCAGATGCTGGCCGGAAAGCTGCACAAGGTGCTGTTTCTGGGGACGGGCGCGCTGATGTCGCCCACCTCGTCGCAGCAGGGGGAAAGCATCCCGGGCGTGGCGCATCTGGTCCTTTTGAAAGCGTGACGCAAAAACAAGGGCGGCTCATGGCCGCCCCTGTGTTATTTAACCGATGAATTTTTTCAGAGGGGAGATATCCAGACCGGAACAGGTGCGCAGGAAGCCGTAGAGCTGTTCCGCGATCAGCCTGTTCCCGCCCGGGGTGTCGCTTTCCACGTTCAGCGGCATCAGGGGGTCGTGCACGCTCAGGCGAAGCAGGAACCAGCCGTTTCCGTTCTCTTTGCCGAAGGAAATGCGGATGCCCTCGCGGTTGTCGGGCGCGATCTGCCAGCCCGTTTGCTGTTTGGCGTAAGCCTCCAGATCGGAAATGATCCGGTTGCCGCATTCCCGGAAATTTTCCTCCAGAATCGGGAAGCGCAGCTCGGCGGCCTCCGCCGGTTCCGCCAGCGGCAGGAGCAGGCTTTCCAGCGTCTTTCCCTGTGCGCGCAGCCGGGCCATTTTGATAATGATCTTTGTCACAAGATACGCGCCGTCGTCCAGAAAATAATTTTCGCGCAGGGCGGCGTGGCCGGAGGTCTCAATGGCCAGCGGGCAGTTGACGCCCGTTTCGTTCAGACGGATCGCCTCGTTGATGACGTTTTTATATCCTCTTTTGAAACGGTGGTGCTTCCCGCCCAGCGTTTTTTCAATATAGGTTTTCAGTCCGCTGGAAGTGATGGAATCCGTTACGATGGTGCCGCCCGGGTTGCCCTCGAGCGCAATCGCGGAGGCGATGGCCACCAGCCGGTTGCGGTTGATTTCATCCCCCTTTGCGTCCACCGCGCCGCCGCGGTCCACGTCGGTGTCGAAAATGACACCCATGTCCGCTTTCGCGGCAACGGTCGCCGCGCACACGGACTGCATGGCGGCCTCGTTTTCCGGGTTTGGGATATGGTTCGGGAAGGTGCCGTCCGGCTCCAGAAACTGGCTGCCGTCAGTATCCGCGCCGAGCGGGGCCAGCACGTCCCATGCGTAGAAGCCGCCCGCGCCGTTGCCCGCGTCCACCACGATTTTAAATCCCGCGAGCGGATGCTCGTAGTCCGCGGCGTTCACGCCGGATTTGATTTTTTCTCTCAGGTTCGCGCAGTACCGCGCCATATAATCGACTTTTTCCACTGTTCCGGAGCCGGGCAGGGGCCTTCCTCCCTCCTGCGCGTGCAGCAGAATCTGCTCGATATCCGGTGCGTCCAGGCCGCCGCTTCTGGTGAAAAATTTCAGCCCGTTGCGGTTGAAGGGATGATGGCTCGCCGTGATCTGTATGGAGCCGTCGCAGCCGAGGTCGACTGTGGTCATAAACATGGAGGGGGTGGAGGCCAGCCCGCAGTCCAGCACCCGCACGCCCGCGCCGGTAAGCGAGCGGGTCACCGCCGCCTGAATCCGATCGGCGGAAATGCGGGAATCGTGCCCCACGGCGACGGTCAGCGCGGAAGCGTCCTTTTGGGTAAAGGCTTCAAGCCACAGGACGAAGCCCGCCGCCATTTTTTCAATATTTTCATCGGTAAGGCTGATTTCCTGCCCCGGTACTCCTTCGCTGGCCACTCCGCGGATATCGGTGCCGCTCTTAAATTGTTTCCAATACTTTGTAAGCATCAATCTGTCCCCTTTATGCTGTTATTTGGTCTTATTATAAGCGATTCAGGGATATTTGTAAACGAGGTGTTCACGATCGGAAATTTGATTACAATCAGTAATATTTATAAGATATACAACAAAGGGGAGAACGAAGTGCGCGCGCTGAACGGCGTTTCCCTGTCCATCGACGAGGGTGAATTCGTCGCCATCGTCGGCCAGTCCGGCTCGGGAAAGTCGACCCTGATGAATATTCTGGGCTGTCTGGACACGCCGACCATGGGCGAGTATTATCTGGACGGGGAAAACGTGGCGGGTCTGAGCGAAAAGCGGCTGACGCAGATCCGCAACTGCGAGCTCGGGTTTGTCTTTCAGGGGTTCAATCTGATCGGCGGGCTGGACGCGCTTGAAAACGTGGAGCTCCCCCTGCTTTACCGCGGGATTCCAAAATCCGGGCGCCGCGCCCTTGCGCAGGAGGCCCTTTCGAAGGTCGGGCTGACGAACCGCGAGCACCACAGGCCCGACCAGATGAGCGGCGGGCAGCAGCAAAGGGTGGCCATTGCGCGCGCGATCGCGGCAAAGCCACCCATTATTCTGGCCGATGAACCGACCGGAAACCTGGACTCAAAGTCCGGCGCGGCGGTCATGCGGATATTGAATTCTTTAAATGAAGAAGGGAAAACGGTTGTTTTGATTACGCACGACGAAAAAATTGCCGCTTCTGCGGGCCGCGTGGTACAAATACAGGACGGCCGGATCGTCAGTCAGTAAATTTTTCATCGACAATGGTGTCCCTGAATTTGGGAAGCAGCTCCCGGATATGCTTCAGGTAAAAGAAGCAGTAGTCGTACATCTGGCTGACCGCCTGCATCTGCACGGAGCGGCTGATGGTAATATATCCGCAGCGCGGTTTGAAATACAGGTGCATCGGAAAGCCCCCGTCCTCGCAGGGCTGAAGAAATTTCGCGTGGAGGCGGCGCGCGCCCAGCTTTTCGTAGAACCGGATGCGCCGCTTCTGCCGCTCGGCAAGCTCCGTGTCGGTTTCGGAGACATACTCCACGGAAAACAGGATGCCGTCGAACGGGCCGCAGTATTTCTGCCAGAGTGCGCGAAACAGCGCGCTGCCGTATCCGCAGGCATGGTATTTTTTCAGGACGGCCAGGTAATCCAGCCAGAGAATATTGCTGTCCTCCATCGCATACACCAAAGCGTAGCCGATCAGCTCGTTGTCGGAAAGCCGCCGGAACAGCAGGATTTTATACCGGTCGCCGTTCAGAAGCTGCAAAAACCTTGGATACGGATACAGCTCGCAGGGCGGGAACTGCTGCTTCATGTCCTCGTAAATCATGGGCAGGTCCGTTTTGTCACCCAATACGATGGCGGACCCGGGTGCGAAAGCCATTTTAACAATCTCCTGTCTTGATAGCAAAGTTCCGGATGCGGACTCTGCTAAAGTAATCAATAGGCATTATAGCACATCTGGCCGGAAAACTGCAAGCCGTCCCGGCAGACGGAAGGCATGCCCGCTCATTGACAATCAGGAAGAAAATGTTATAATGGCCTTGGAAGATATTCGTATCACTGACCGGTGAAATTCACCGCCGAAGGAGGTTTATTATGACGTCATCTACGCTTCAACTGCATGATGTGGATGTTCCCGCGTTTTTAAAGGTGCTTGACCAGTGCGAGGGAAACGTCTTTCTGGTAACGCGCGAGGGCGACCATCTCAATTTAAAGAGCAAGCTCAGCCAATTAGTATTGTCTGTGAAAAGCCGGAGGACGAATCCAAGCTTTTCCGCTTCAATCTTTTCGGAACGGAAAAAGCGTAATCGGCAGGAACGAATCTACCGCCTTGGCACGATTCCACCTGGCAAGTTTTTCGACACTCTCGCCGCCCGTGAGGGCGGTTTTTTTAGTACACGGGAACATAAGGAGGAACATTATTGGCACACAGAAAAAATCAGAGAACACCTTTCTGGGTCTCTCTGTTGATTTTTGCCGCAATTTCGGCGGCTATGGCGTTCGGGTCCCGCGGCGGGACGGGGATGGTCGCCGGTCCGGCGCCGCAGAGCTCCTCGGGTGGTGCACAGCCGTCCGGGGCGGAGCAGGACGCCACAAGCGTCTACTTTCTTGACGTAGGGCAGGGGGACAGCGAGCTGATCCGCCTGAAAACAGGCGAAAATATCCTGATCGACACGGGCACCCCGGAAACGGCGCAGGAGCTTGCCGATTACCTGACAGATCTGGGGGTTTCAAAAATCGACTGCCTGATTGCGACGCACCCCCACGCCGACCACATCGGCGGGATGGAGCAGATCGTCGACCGCTTTTCCATCGGGAAGGTCTATATGCCCAGAATCCCCGACAGCCAGATTCCCACCACGGCAACCTATGAAAAGCTGCTGACCGCCATCGACCGGAAGGGGCTGAAAATCACCGCCGCGAAAGCGGGCACGGTGATTTTTGACACCGGGGAGGAAAAACTGGAAATACTGGCTCCGAATTCCGAAAAATACGGCGATCTGAACAGCTATTCCATCGTGACGATGCTTACAAGCGGCGAAAAGCGCTTTCTGTTTACCGGGGACGCGGAATCGGACAGCGAAAAGGAGATGGTGGAAAAGGGGTACGACCTGCGGTGCGACGTTCTGAAATGCGGGCATCACGGAAGTTCCACCTCCACCAGCGCCGCCTTCTTAAAGGCGGCGGACCCGAGCGCGGCGGTGATCTCCTGCGGCCTGAACAACGATTACGGCCACCCGCATAAGGAAGTGGTGGACCGGCTGAAGAAAGCCGGAGTAACTATTTACCGCACCGACCGGCAGAAAACCATTCTGGCGCAATGTGACGGGAAGACGATCCGGTTTACCACGGGGCTGAAATCGGTCGCCGCCGAATAAAGCGGAATCAATCATTTCAAAGGATCATAAAAAAGCGCCTTGAACGGAAAAAACCCGGTTCAAAGCGCTTTTATTTTTTCTGTTTTTAAAAGAGCATTCGCTTACTTTTCTTCGTTGAAAAACTTCTCCCAGTCAAAGTTGCTGTCCTGTACCGGCTGCGCCTGTGATTTCGGGAGAGAATCGCGGTCGGGGGAAGAAACGGACGGATTGCTCCGGTTTAAAAGATCCTGCGGAATGGGCGCGGTTTCTTCCCGATCGGGCTTCACCGGCCTTTTATCCGGCTGCGGCTTCGCGGCGGGCCGGTGTTTTGCGATGGCCCAGGATTTCGCAGCGGGCGCCGGCTCTGCGGCGGCGGGGGCTGCGGCTTCGGCCGAGCTGGACTGAATGTCGGTAAAGGACTGCGTATCGTCGGAAACGGTATCGGTTTGATGCTGCGCCTCGTCGCTGTAGGAGCTGATGTCCTCAAAAGCTACGGGCTCATCGGCTTCCTGAACGCCGCCCGCGGGGGCGAATTTCAGGTTTTGACGGCGTCCCTGAAAAAAAAACTGAAGGTAGATGAACAGGCCGATCCCGCACAATGCAAGAACAATCAGCACAACACCCAAAATCAGAAGCCAGGATACGCCGCCGATCCCCGACGGGGGTTCGGCTTCACTGCTGACGGTACCGGCGGCCGCCACCGTCTCGCTGGAAGAAGAATCTCCGCTGGAAAGAAGCTCGCCCCAATCCTGGGAAGAAAGCACGTCCGGGTCGCTGATGGTCTGCGCCGCCTGAGAAGCTCTTTTTTCCACCTCGTTGGCGTGGGTATCGACATAGTGGTTTACCACCGGCTCCTTGCTGGAAACCGCGGCCGGCTCGGAACTTTCCGGATTACTCACGACGGACTCGGCCTGGCTGTTTTGATCGGGCTGAGAAGATTCCCCCTGTGAATTACCGTCGGGCTGGGACGTCTCTCCCGGCTGGGAAGAAACGTCCCCCTGCGAAGCACCTCCGGGATGGGAAGAACCGCCGCCCGTGGAAACGGAGCTTGTGGTCTCCTGCCCGGGCGGGTCGACCGGAACGGTAGCATTGCTCTCTGCAAAAGCAGTCAGCGTAAACACCGTGACCGCAAAAATCAGTGTCAGAAACACTGTCAGAAATTTCTTCGATTTTATATTCATTATCACAAATCCTCTCAATGCTGATAAGCTGACATAAACATATCATATCATATAATATGGTTCCCATACAACTGTGAATTTTCTGTAAAATTTCCATAGAAATACATTTGCGGCAGAGGAAGATTGAAAAAACGGTTTCAGGATGATATAATTAAAAAATTAGTATGCAAAATGATTTTGGGAGTGCGATTATGGGCGTAATTATCAGCACCGACAGTGCCTGCGACTTGTTTCCCGATTTATATAAGCAGTATCGGGTAGAGATTGTCCCGCTTTATATTACGGTGGAAGGCCGCACCCGCCGGGATGTTTTTGAAATCGGGCCGGACGACCTTTTTGTGGATTACGAGAAAACGCACCGGCTGCCGAAAACGTCGGCTCCTCCGCCCGCCGATTTTTTTGAACTGTTCAAAAAGCAGGTGGAGAACGGAAACGATGTGGTCCATATCGCGATGAATTCCAAATTTTCCTCGTCCTATCAGAACGCCGTGATCGCCGCGCAGGAATTCGACAACGTTTATGTGGTGGACACCTTTACGCTGAGCTCCGCTCAGGGCCTTTTGGTGCTCCGGGCCGCCGACATGCGCGACGCGGGGATGTCGGCGAAAGAGATTTTTGACAGGATCGAAACAGACAAAACCAAAATGCGAACCAACGTGCTTCTGGATACGCTGGAATTTGCCTACCGGGGCGGACGGGCCACCATGCTGCAGATGTTCGGGGCAAACCTGCTGAAGCTGCGCCCATGCCTTCTGCTGGACACCCACGGCGTGCTTTCCGTGCGGCGGAAATTCCGCGGAAATTTCGCGCAGGTCTGCAAGGAATATATCCGTTTTGTACTGGAGCAGCCGAATATGGACGACGAGCGCGCGTTTGTTTCCACCACGGGGATGGACCGGTCGCTTTTTGACAGCGTTGTCAGGATGGTGAAGGAAAGCGGGAAGTTCCGGCAGGTCCTCACCTCGCGCGCGGGATGCAGCATGACGGTCCACACGGGCCCCAACACGCTTGTTTTGTTTTACAAGGAAAAATAGGAGGAGCTATGCAGCGAAAGGTAAAAATTGTAGCCGACAGCACCTGCGACCTGAACGCACAGATGCTGGAGCGCTACCGGATTGAAGTCATTCCGCTCAACGTGAATCTGGGCGACAAGTCCTATCTGGACGGGGTAACCATCCATACGCCGGACCTGTTCGAATATTATAAAAAGACCGGACAGCTTCCCACCACCTCCGCGCCGACTCCCGCGTATTACGAGGAGTTCTACCGCAGGTGGACGGATGAAGGCTGGGAGGTCGTGCATTTCAGTATCAGCGCGGAGCTGACCGTGACGCCGAATATCGCGAAGATGGCCGCCGAAAAGTTTGACGGCGTTTATCCCGTGGACTCCCGCAACGTGTCCAGCGGCATGGGCATCCTTGCCGTGAAGGCGGCCGAACTGCGCGATCAGGGATATTCCGCGGCGGAGATCGCACAGCGGATCGGGGCGATGACCGGGAAGGTCCGCACCACCTGCGTGATCAGCACGCTGCTTTATATGTATAAGGGCGGGCGCTGCACCGGGGTGCAGGCGCTGGGCGCGAACCTGCTGAACCTGAAGCCCTGCATCGACGTGAAGGACGGCAAGATGGGCGTCGCCAAAAAGTACCGCGGAAGCCTGAAATCGGCAGTCTGCAAGCTGGCGGAGGACAGGCTGAAGGGCGCGGAAAACATCGATCTTTCCCGTCTGATCATCGCCCACTACGACGTGGACAATGAAACCATTGAAGCGGTCAGACAGAAGATCATGGAATACCAGAATTTTGAGGAAATCGTGGTCGGGGACTGCGGCTGTTCCGTTTCGGTTCACTGCGGGCCGGGGACCTTCGCCATTGTTTATATGGAAAAGTAAGTGAAAAAATGACCGCCGGAGAAATGGTGTGCACCCCGTCAAGAGGACAATGAAAAAATAAAAAGATTTTTAGGACTGCTGTCCGCCGGAACCGGCGGGCAGCAATTTTTACGCAGCTTTTGCGTACTGTGCATGGAACTCCATGGGTGTCATAACAGACAATCGGCGCTGCAGTCGCCGGTAGTTGTAAAAGTAAATATACTCTGAAATGGCTTGCGTGATCTGTTTCCGGTCGGTGAATTTGCGTCCATAGTACATTTCCCGTTTGAGGATACCCCAAAAGCCTTCCATCGGCCCATTGTCAATACAGTGCGCCACTCTGGACATGCTTTGCTTCATCTTGGCGGCATGCAATTTCGAGTGAAAAGAACGGCTGGTATACTGGTACCCCCGGTCACTGTGAAATAGCGGGTGTGCGTCCGGATTAGCGGCCACGGCAGCATCCAGCGTATTGAATACCAACCTGTTGTCATTATGATCGCCTACGGCATAGGCAACGATGCGCCGGTCGTACAAGTCCAGAATAGCGCTCAGATAAACCTTGCGGATTTCCGGGCCGATGAAATACTTGAATTCCGTTACATCGGTCAACCATTTTCGGTTCGGAGCGTCCGCATAAAATTTGCGGTTCAAATAGTTTTTGGCAATGTATTCCGGCGATGCCGCACTTTTTGTGCACCCGTGCCGACGGTATTTGACGCTGGACTGAATATGAAGTGCACGGTCGATGCGGAGTACTCGCTTGTCGTTGACATGAATGCCATGATGCCTGTCCAACTCATCCCGTATTCTGCGGTATCCCATATCCGTATGCAGGCTATGGATTTTCTCGACCTCGCCTGCGATGAGTTCGTTTTCCAACTCGCGGCTGCTTTTCGGGTGCTTCAGCCATCTGTAATACGCCGAGCGCGTGATGTGCAGAAAGCCGCAGAGTTTCCAAACAGGGAATACCCGTTCCGCAGACAGCGTGCTTACCGCGCCGTAAGCCGCCGGATGCCTGATGAAGCTCAACGTCGCCTCCTCTCCAATTCCTTCACTTTTTTTAACAGAGCGTTCTCCATTTCCAGATCATAGTTTTTCCGTTCAAGCTGAGCAACCTTGTCTCTGAGTTCTTCTTCCGGCGTCCGGCTCGGAAGCGTCCCGGCCCGGTGTCCCCGCCGGTCCTCCAGCCCCGCCCTGCCCATATTTCGGTATTTCCTCGTCCAGGTGTAAACCTGCTGGTAAGAAACTCGATACTTAAGCGCTGTACCGCCGTAATCATTCCCGTTGACGATACACGCTTTTACGATCTCCATCCGTTCTTTCGCGGTTGTATCCCGGCCCTTCGTCATGCGACTCCCTCCCGTATGTATCCTGAAGTCTTCATGACAATTATATACCCTCAGCCAATCCCTGAGCTGCCGGGTATCACGGATTCCGTACTTTTCGCAGATTTCCTGAAGAGAACCTTTCCCAGCAAGATAATCCAAAACTGCCGATAGTTTCGTTTCCTTGCCGTATGCCCGGTCGTGTCCGTGGGTCAGAAACCCCGCAGGCCCTTCCGTCTTGTACCGACTGACCCAACGCGCAATCGTCTTGCAATCTACTCCCGCCTGTT
Proteins encoded in this region:
- the spoVAD gene encoding stage V sporulation protein AD, whose translation is MPTRIGKYTVELTSKPVILGSASVVGKKEGEGPLGQYYDQCHNDTTLGESSWEKAESRLQNEAVVLAVEKANLKNSDIDCILAGDLLNQCISSTFGLRSLNIPFLGQFGACSTMAQTLAIASLFTESGAARRAVAVTSSHFCSAERQFRFPLEYGGQRTPTAQWTATAAGAIVMGSPQQKQEGQVVVDSVTFGRITDFGIKDAANMGAAMAPAAAQTLIDYLSDTGASPKDFDLILTGDLGSIGSDLMEKLLMKDGIDISAVHNDCGLMIYDIEKQDVHAGGSGCGCSGAVLCSYIMQQMLAGKLHKVLFLGTGALMSPTSSQQGESIPGVAHLVLLKA
- a CDS encoding ABC transporter ATP-binding protein, whose protein sequence is MITISNIYKIYNKGENEVRALNGVSLSIDEGEFVAIVGQSGSGKSTLMNILGCLDTPTMGEYYLDGENVAGLSEKRLTQIRNCELGFVFQGFNLIGGLDALENVELPLLYRGIPKSGRRALAQEALSKVGLTNREHHRPDQMSGGQQQRVAIARAIAAKPPIILADEPTGNLDSKSGAAVMRILNSLNEEGKTVVLITHDEKIAASAGRVVQIQDGRIVSQ
- a CDS encoding DegV family protein; the protein is MGVIISTDSACDLFPDLYKQYRVEIVPLYITVEGRTRRDVFEIGPDDLFVDYEKTHRLPKTSAPPPADFFELFKKQVENGNDVVHIAMNSKFSSSYQNAVIAAQEFDNVYVVDTFTLSSAQGLLVLRAADMRDAGMSAKEIFDRIETDKTKMRTNVLLDTLEFAYRGGRATMLQMFGANLLKLRPCLLLDTHGVLSVRRKFRGNFAQVCKEYIRFVLEQPNMDDERAFVSTTGMDRSLFDSVVRMVKESGKFRQVLTSRAGCSMTVHTGPNTLVLFYKEK
- a CDS encoding phosphomannomutase/phosphoglucomutase, producing MLTKYWKQFKSGTDIRGVASEGVPGQEISLTDENIEKMAAGFVLWLEAFTQKDASALTVAVGHDSRISADRIQAAVTRSLTGAGVRVLDCGLASTPSMFMTTVDLGCDGSIQITASHHPFNRNGLKFFTRSGGLDAPDIEQILLHAQEGGRPLPGSGTVEKVDYMARYCANLREKIKSGVNAADYEHPLAGFKIVVDAGNGAGGFYAWDVLAPLGADTDGSQFLEPDGTFPNHIPNPENEAAMQSVCAATVAAKADMGVIFDTDVDRGGAVDAKGDEINRNRLVAIASAIALEGNPGGTIVTDSITSSGLKTYIEKTLGGKHHRFKRGYKNVINEAIRLNETGVNCPLAIETSGHAALRENYFLDDGAYLVTKIIIKMARLRAQGKTLESLLLPLAEPAEAAELRFPILEENFRECGNRIISDLEAYAKQQTGWQIAPDNREGIRISFGKENGNGWFLLRLSVHDPLMPLNVESDTPGGNRLIAEQLYGFLRTCSGLDISPLKKFIG
- a CDS encoding helix-turn-helix domain-containing protein, whose product is MPNRKKTTAEEKIRIVELYLSGKIGYSEAGKQAGVDCKTIARWVSRYKTEGPAGFLTHGHDRAYGKETKLSAVLDYLAGKGSLQEICEKYGIRDTRQLRDWLRVYNCHEDFRIHTGGSRMTKGRDTTAKERMEIVKACIVNGNDYGGTALKYRVSYQQVYTWTRKYRNMGRAGLEDRRGHRAGTLPSRTPEEELRDKVAQLERKNYDLEMENALLKKVKELERRRR
- a CDS encoding DegV family protein → MQRKVKIVADSTCDLNAQMLERYRIEVIPLNVNLGDKSYLDGVTIHTPDLFEYYKKTGQLPTTSAPTPAYYEEFYRRWTDEGWEVVHFSISAELTVTPNIAKMAAEKFDGVYPVDSRNVSSGMGILAVKAAELRDQGYSAAEIAQRIGAMTGKVRTTCVISTLLYMYKGGRCTGVQALGANLLNLKPCIDVKDGKMGVAKKYRGSLKSAVCKLAEDRLKGAENIDLSRLIIAHYDVDNETIEAVRQKIMEYQNFEEIVVGDCGCSVSVHCGPGTFAIVYMEK
- a CDS encoding IS3 family transposase — translated: MSFIRHPAAYGAVSTLSAERVFPVWKLCGFLHITRSAYYRWLKHPKSSRELENELIAGEVEKIHSLHTDMGYRRIRDELDRHHGIHVNDKRVLRIDRALHIQSSVKYRRHGCTKSAASPEYIAKNYLNRKFYADAPNRKWLTDVTEFKYFIGPEIRKVYLSAILDLYDRRIVAYAVGDHNDNRLVFNTLDAAVAANPDAHPLFHSDRGYQYTSRSFHSKLHAAKMKQSMSRVAHCIDNGPMEGFWGILKREMYYGRKFTDRKQITQAISEYIYFYNYRRLQRRLSVMTPMEFHAQYAKAA
- a CDS encoding GNAT family N-acetyltransferase, with product MAFAPGSAIVLGDKTDLPMIYEDMKQQFPPCELYPYPRFLQLLNGDRYKILLFRRLSDNELIGYALVYAMEDSNILWLDYLAVLKKYHACGYGSALFRALWQKYCGPFDGILFSVEYVSETDTELAERQKRRIRFYEKLGARRLHAKFLQPCEDGGFPMHLYFKPRCGYITISRSVQMQAVSQMYDYCFFYLKHIRELLPKFRDTIVDEKFTD
- a CDS encoding ComEC/Rec2 family competence protein, translated to MAHRKNQRTPFWVSLLIFAAISAAMAFGSRGGTGMVAGPAPQSSSGGAQPSGAEQDATSVYFLDVGQGDSELIRLKTGENILIDTGTPETAQELADYLTDLGVSKIDCLIATHPHADHIGGMEQIVDRFSIGKVYMPRIPDSQIPTTATYEKLLTAIDRKGLKITAAKAGTVIFDTGEEKLEILAPNSEKYGDLNSYSIVTMLTSGEKRFLFTGDAESDSEKEMVEKGYDLRCDVLKCGHHGSSTSTSAAFLKAADPSAAVISCGLNNDYGHPHKEVVDRLKKAGVTIYRTDRQKTILAQCDGKTIRFTTGLKSVAAE
- the spoVAC gene encoding stage V sporulation protein AC — encoded protein: MTISKGEYKKMADKASPGTTYVKNTILAFVVGGGICTLGQALVNLYRNYGLELKDARAWVSISLIALSALLTALKIYDNIAKHAGAGTLVPITGFANSIVAPAMEFKSEGYVIGMGGKMFVIAGPVLVYGIAASILYGLIVWFFHLY